Proteins found in one Quercus robur chromosome 2, dhQueRobu3.1, whole genome shotgun sequence genomic segment:
- the LOC126713504 gene encoding protein NRT1/ PTR FAMILY 5.10-like — MDTPLVSLSTDTVHGAVDYKGRPVLRTNTGGWRSAYFIIGVEVAERFAYYGISANLITYLTGPLGQSTATAAENVNVWSGTASLLPLLGAFLADSFLGRYRTIAVASLIYILGLGLLTMSAMLPSLSTPDYIDANKIMLRSTCQLQVILFFLSLYLVAVGKGGHKPCVQAFGADQFDGLDPEECKAKSSFFNWWYFGICGGAAVTNLVTCYIQENLSWGLGFGIPCILMVAALGVFLLGTRTYRYSVKGDEKSPFLRIGRVFVAAVKNWRTTPSPIIIEEEAHATLPHHSSEQFKFLNKALLSPDGSKEEGKVCSFSNIEEAKTVLRLVPIWVTSLGYAVVYAQISTFFTKQGATMDRTIFPGFEIPAASLQFFVNLSIILVIPIYDRIFVPIARAFTRNPSGITMLQRIGIGMLFSAICVVVAALVEMKRLKIAKEYELVDMPNVTIPMSAWWLLPQYVLSGIADVFTVVGLQEFFYDQVPIELRSVGLALYLSIFGVGNFLSSFLVSVIEEVTGRDGTNSWFADNLNRAHLDYFYWVLAGLSAIALAAYVYFAKSYIYNRKSTT, encoded by the exons ATGGACACCCCACTTGTGTCACTGTCGACAGACACTGTGCATGGTGCCGTAGACTACAAAGGCCGCCCAGTCCTCCGAACGAACACTGGTGGCTGGAGGTCCGCATATTTCATCATAG GTGTGGAAGTGGCGGAGAGGTTTGCATACTATGGGATAAGCGCGAACTTGATAACGTACTTGACGGGACCGCTGGGTCAGTCCACAGCCACTGCCGCGGAGAATGTTAACGTTTGGTCCGGAACAGCGTCGTTGCTTCCTCTTTTGGGAGCATTCCTGGCTGATTCTTTTCTGGGTCGCTACCGCACTATTGCCGTTGCTTCTCTTATCTACATCTTG GGACTAGGCTTGTTGACCATGTCGGCTATGCTTCCTTCTCTAAGCACTCCTGATTACATAGACGCCAACAAAATTATGTTACGTTCTACTTGTCAGCTCCAAGTAATCTTATTCTTCTTATCTCTATATCTAGTCGCAGTTGGGAAAGGTGGACACAAACCTTGTGTTCAGGCGTTTGGAGCTGATCAGTTTGATGGACTAGATCCTGAGGAGTGCAAAGCCAAAAGCTCATTCTTCAACTGGTGGTATTTTGGTATATGTGGGGGTGCTGCTGTTACAAATTTGGTCACATGCTATATACAAGAAAACCTTAGTTGGGGTCTGGGATTTGGAATTCCTTGTATTCTGATGGTTGCTGCATTGGGCGTTTTCTTGCTCGGTACCAGGACTTATCGATATAGTGTTAAAGGGGATGAGAAAAGCCCATTTCTCAGGATTGGTCGAGTCTTTGTTGCTGCTGTTAAAAATTGGCGTACTACCCCTTCGCCAATAATTATTGAAGAGGAAGctcatgcaaccctgccacacCATAGCTCTGAACAATTCAA GTTTCTTAACAAAGCCTTGTTGTCCCCAGATGGTTCAAAAGAAGAAGGCAAGGTTTGTTCTTTCAGTAACATTGAAGAAGCAAAGACTGTTCTTAGGCTTGTTCCAATATGGGTTACGAGCTTGGGATATGCTGTTGTGTATGCTCAGATCTCAACTTTCTTTACCAAGCAAGGTGCTACTATGGACAGAACAATTTTTCCTGGTTTTGAGATACCAGCTGCTTCACTACAGTTCTTTGTCAACCTGTCCATTATTCTCGTCATTCCTATATATGATCGCATCTTTGTTCCTATAGCAAGAGCTTTTACTAGAAATCCCTCTGGTATCACGATGTTACAGAGAATTGGAATTGGGATGCTTTTCTCTGCCATTTGCGTTGTAGTTGCAGCTCTAGTTGAAATGAAAAGGCTCAAAATTGCCAAAGAATATGAGCTAGTTGATATGCCAAATGTGACTATTCCAATGAGTGCATGGTGGCTTCTTCCTCAATATGTTCTGTCAGGAATTGCTGATGTTTTCACTGTGGTTGGCCTACAAGAATTCTTCTATGATCAGGTCCCAATTGAATTAAGAAGTGTGGGCCTCGCCCTCTATCTCAGTATTTTTGGGGTCGGGAATTTTTTAAGTAGCTTTCTCGTCTCTGTCATTGAAGAAGTGACCGGCAGGGATGGCACAAATAGTTGGTTTGCTGATAATCTTAATCGGGCACATCTTGATTACTTCTATTGGGTACTTGCAGGACTCAGTGCAATAGCATTGGCTGCATATGTATATTTTGCAAAATCTTATATTTATAATAGGAAAAGTACAACATAG
- the LOC126713509 gene encoding GDSL esterase/lipase At1g29670-like, with translation MTVKTHLELVILYFLILACFTHRCKSLCRFSSSENLRDGEIKGMFVFGSSLVDNGNNNFLDTKSKADYLPYGIDFPNGSSGRFTNGKNVVDLLGEQLKLPSLIPPFMDPATKGSRIVEGVNHASGSAGILDDTGSVAGNATSMNQQIKNFEEVTLPDLEAQLGCKSSESLPNYIFVIGIGGNDYVFNYFLRKTFLTVGLERFTSYLISSLSKQLENLYNLGARKFVLTTTYPIGSSPMVNLNQPNCGPCSQALKVAAAVYNIHLKSLVEDIKLRMPGSNFVVVNTYDIVKDIIDNPTSKGFSDTTNACCEVKSAEQGGTGVSCERGGQVCADRNTHVYFDGLHPSEAVNIQIATKAYASNLGSEVYPINVKQLAEL, from the exons ATGACTGTGAAAACACATTTGGAACTTGTGATTTTGTATTTCCTTATCCTTGCTTGTTTTACCCATCGATGCAAGTCTCTTTGTAGGTTCTCATCATCAGAGAATCTTAGGGATGGTGAGATCAAAGGGATGTTTGTGTTTGGAAGCTCTCTGGTGGACAATGGGAACAACAACTTCTTGGATACAAAGTCTAAGGCTGACTATTTGCCTTATGGAATAGATTTTCCTAACGGTTCATCTGGGAGATTCACAAATGGGAAAAATGTGGTGGACCTTCTTGGTGAACAGCTTAAGCTTCCTTCCTTAATACCTCCATTTATGGACCCAGCAACCAAGGGAAGTAGAATTGTTGAGGGGGTCAACCATGCCTCTGGTTCTGCAGGTATATTAGATGATACCGGTTCAGTTGCG GGCAATGCGACTAGTATGAATCAACAAATCAAGAATTTTGAGGAGGTGACCCTGCCAGATTTAGAAGCTCAGCTGGGGTGCAAAAGCAGTGAATCTCTCCCCAACTACATATTTGTCATTGGAATTGGGGGGAATGATTACGTTTTCAACTATTTCTTGAGGAAAACCTTCCTCACAGTTGGTCTTGAACGCTTCACTAGCTATCTCATATCCTCTCTATCTAAGCAACTCGAG AATTTGTACAATTTGGGAGCTCGGAAATTTGTTCTTACAACAACATATCCAATTGGGTCCAGTCCAATGGTTAATTTGAACCAGCCTAACTGCGGTCCCTGCTCACAAGCTTTGAAAGTAGCGGCTGCTGTCTACAACATTCACTTGAAGTCTCTGGTGGAAGACATAAAGCTTCGAATGCCTGGTTCCAATTTTGTTGTTGTCAACACATATGACATTGTAAAGGATATCATTGACAATCCAACCTCCAAAG GCTTCAGCGACACAACCAATGCTTGTTGTGAAGTGAAGTCAGCAGAGCAAG GTGGAACTGGAGTTTCATGTGAAAGAGGTGGCCAAGTGTGTGCAGACAGGAATACTCACGTGTACTTTGATGGCTTACATCCATCTGAAGCTGTGAATATTCAAATAGCAACTAAGGCCTATGCTTCTAATCTTGGAAGTGAGGTTTATCCCATAAATGTTAAACAACTTGCAGAACTTTAA